In a single window of the Nodularia spumigena CCY9414 genome:
- a CDS encoding YciI family protein, with product MPLFVKIEAGKVDKPIFDQYVPAHKAYVEDLIAKGHKARTGYWAGDRGGMLIFEAVSMDEAQAIVA from the coding sequence ATGCCTTTGTTCGTCAAAATTGAAGCTGGTAAAGTCGATAAACCGATTTTTGACCAATACGTACCCGCCCATAAAGCCTATGTTGAAGATTTGATTGCCAAAGGACACAAAGCCAGAACAGGCTATTGGGCAGGAGACAGGGGGGGAATGTTGATCTTTGAGGCGGTTTCTATGGATGAAGCCCAAGCAATTGTGGC